A region from the Campylobacter subantarcticus LMG 24377 genome encodes:
- the atpC gene encoding ATP synthase F1 subunit epsilon: MQDLISLEIITPLGMIYQGDARLVVLPGSEGEFGVLKGHASLISSLKSGIIDIEKADSTHELVAIDSGHVKVSETKVSVLAKGAVWVGGNSDSEIAKKLEEAKDLIKSMSSDSVALASTFAKMDNNVRQK; this comes from the coding sequence ATGCAAGATTTAATATCTTTAGAAATCATTACACCCCTTGGCATGATTTATCAAGGGGATGCAAGATTGGTAGTACTTCCTGGAAGTGAAGGTGAATTTGGTGTGTTAAAAGGCCATGCTTCTTTGATATCTTCTTTAAAATCAGGAATTATTGATATAGAAAAAGCAGATTCAACTCATGAATTGGTTGCTATTGATTCAGGCCATGTAAAAGTATCTGAAACTAAAGTTAGTGTTTTGGCTAAAGGTGCTGTTTGGGTTGGTGGAAATAGCGATAGCGAAATAGCAAAAAAATTAGAAGAAGCGAAAGATTTGATTAAATCTATGAGTAGTGATAGTGTAGCTTTGGCTTCTACTTTTGCTAAAATGGACAATAATGTAAGGCAAAAATAG
- a CDS encoding MotA/TolQ/ExbB proton channel family protein produces the protein MDFQAIFHFFENTSLITYIVLAWLSVYFIVSFSILFSRMSLINKWTQDESQALEALMRGERDLSQSASILKKCIEIDETKMNIYKNSVEKKATIGLTWLSIIASTSPFIGLFGTVISILETFGGLEMQNSLSIIAPKISEALVATGCGILVAIPAYSFHLIIKRKAYELINILDSEIKVLVSSSKA, from the coding sequence GTGGATTTTCAAGCAATTTTTCATTTTTTTGAAAATACAAGCTTAATCACTTATATTGTATTAGCTTGGCTTTCGGTGTATTTTATAGTTAGTTTTAGTATTTTATTTTCAAGAATGTCACTTATTAATAAGTGGACACAAGATGAAAGTCAAGCTCTAGAAGCTTTAATGAGAGGCGAAAGAGACTTGAGTCAAAGTGCATCGATTTTAAAAAAATGTATTGAGATCGATGAAACTAAGATGAATATTTATAAAAATTCTGTAGAAAAAAAAGCAACAATAGGCTTAACTTGGCTTAGTATTATCGCTTCTACTTCACCTTTTATAGGGCTTTTTGGTACTGTTATTTCTATTCTTGAAACTTTTGGTGGTTTAGAAATGCAAAATTCTCTAAGTATTATTGCTCCTAAAATCAGCGAAGCTTTGGTAGCTACGGGTTGTGGGATTTTGGTTGCAATTCCAGCTTATAGTTTTCATTTGATTATTAAAAGAAAAGCATATGAGTTGATTAATATCTTAGATAGTGAGATTAAAGTATTAGTAAGTTCTTCAAAGGCTTAG
- a CDS encoding ExbD/TolR family protein: MFLDEKPELNITPLVDIMLVLLAILMVTAPSITYEEKVQLPQGSQKASSAPNIKSLIITINAKREIFIGKDKFDFVSFADNMNALKVQYNTQETVFIRADKNLKYDDVMSVLRTMKHLGFQKVALQTE; encoded by the coding sequence ATGTTTTTAGATGAAAAACCTGAATTAAACATTACGCCTTTGGTGGATATTATGCTAGTTTTACTAGCTATTTTGATGGTTACTGCGCCTAGTATTACTTATGAAGAAAAGGTGCAGCTTCCACAAGGATCACAAAAAGCTTCTAGCGCTCCAAATATTAAAAGCTTGATTATAACAATCAATGCAAAAAGAGAAATTTTTATAGGAAAAGATAAATTTGATTTTGTAAGTTTTGCGGATAATATGAATGCTTTAAAAGTTCAGTACAATACACAAGAAACTGTTTTTATAAGAGCGGATAAAAATCTAAAATATGATGATGTGATGAGTGTTTTAAGAACAATGAAGCATCTTGGTTTCCAAAAAGTTGCTTTACAAACTGAGTAG
- a CDS encoding Tol-Pal system subunit TolA, which produces MEENSIRNLKALVYSILIYFIVIFLVFFKLIEYKPKAIEFTDDPNSFVNIELGDSVNTNQVSITQEVQKENLQSLFEENLLQKYTTNKNVNTQDIDQKASVFNDLFGKIEDYQEEKTTKVQSSMPSKKPIFTQREKINDFSQQLNENLQLNQELGQSLMEQKIGAYDQFLGAVRKYLEDRWRIYNPSGNLSIEVEFVIDNHGQFYLLSSTSAYSDNFDKKAKEFLQNLEGKYITLPPNGKIRKIKMQLSDVIEFKTEK; this is translated from the coding sequence ATGGAAGAAAATTCGATACGCAATCTTAAAGCACTTGTTTATTCGATTTTAATTTATTTTATCGTTATTTTTTTAGTTTTTTTTAAACTGATAGAGTACAAACCAAAAGCTATTGAATTTACAGATGATCCTAATAGTTTTGTGAATATAGAACTTGGTGATAGTGTTAATACCAATCAAGTCAGTATTACACAAGAAGTACAAAAAGAAAATTTACAAAGCCTATTTGAAGAAAATCTTTTACAAAAATATACTACAAATAAAAATGTAAATACTCAAGATATAGACCAAAAAGCAAGTGTGTTTAATGATTTGTTTGGAAAAATAGAAGACTATCAAGAAGAAAAAACCACAAAAGTACAATCTTCAATGCCATCAAAAAAACCAATTTTTACTCAAAGAGAAAAGATTAATGATTTTTCTCAACAACTTAATGAAAATCTACAGTTAAATCAAGAGTTGGGGCAATCTCTTATGGAGCAAAAAATAGGAGCATATGATCAGTTTTTGGGCGCGGTGAGAAAATACCTTGAAGATCGATGGAGAATTTATAATCCTAGTGGAAATTTGAGTATCGAAGTAGAATTTGTTATAGATAATCACGGTCAATTTTATTTACTAAGCTCTACAAGTGCTTATAGTGATAATTTTGATAAAAAAGCAAAAGAATTTTTGCAAAATTTAGAAGGAAAATACATAACTTTACCTCCAAATGGTAAAATAAGAAAAATCAAAATGCAACTTAGCGATGTAATTGAGTTTAAAACGGAGAAATGA
- the tolB gene encoding Tol-Pal system protein TolB has translation MMKRILVFLFFCSVLFGQDATISVVNKGMQLPTIFIKDQSKLSDLDLKKSFYNMLINDIKVSSNFELSQDEAKSDYVFSYVLNKNGKLLDIDVEVLAANETKTRFYEQILSVEEYPFLAHRSVAQMNRKLGFSPVDWMDHKILIARTQGSKHSDILLADYTLTYQKVLISKGLNLFPKWANKEQSAFYFTAYEDEIPTLYKYNMKNKNIAKIIASKGMMVASDVSDDGKKILLTMAPKDQPDVYLYDIDTKNLTQITSYIGIDVNGNFVVDDKKIVFVSDRLGYPNIFMQNLDSNLTEQVVFHGKNNSSVSTYKHYMVYSSREINQSGVFNLYLMSTQSDYIRQLTANGKNLFPRFSSDGESVVFIKYLGSQSALGVIRINANKAFHYGLKVGKIQSIDW, from the coding sequence ATGATGAAAAGGATATTAGTTTTTTTATTTTTTTGTTCAGTGTTGTTTGGGCAAGATGCAACTATTTCAGTTGTAAATAAAGGCATGCAGCTGCCAACAATTTTTATCAAAGATCAATCTAAGCTTAGTGATTTAGATCTTAAGAAAAGTTTTTACAATATGCTAATTAACGACATCAAGGTGAGTTCTAATTTTGAATTAAGCCAAGATGAGGCGAAAAGCGATTATGTTTTTTCTTATGTTTTGAATAAAAATGGCAAACTTTTAGATATTGATGTTGAAGTCTTAGCTGCTAATGAAACTAAGACAAGATTTTATGAACAAATTCTTTCTGTAGAAGAATACCCATTTTTAGCACATAGAAGTGTTGCTCAAATGAATAGAAAACTCGGTTTTTCACCTGTAGATTGGATGGATCATAAAATTCTAATCGCAAGAACCCAAGGTAGCAAACATAGTGATATTTTACTAGCTGATTATACTTTAACTTATCAAAAAGTGTTGATTTCAAAAGGTTTAAATTTATTTCCAAAATGGGCAAATAAAGAACAAAGCGCATTTTATTTTACAGCTTATGAAGATGAAATACCAACTCTTTATAAGTATAATATGAAAAATAAAAATATTGCAAAAATAATTGCTAGCAAAGGCATGATGGTCGCTTCTGATGTGAGTGATGATGGTAAAAAAATACTTTTAACTATGGCCCCAAAAGATCAACCAGACGTTTATTTGTATGATATAGACACAAAAAACCTTACGCAAATTACAAGTTATATTGGTATAGATGTAAATGGAAATTTTGTTGTTGATGATAAAAAAATTGTTTTTGTATCAGACCGTTTGGGTTATCCAAATATCTTTATGCAAAATTTAGATTCAAATTTAACAGAACAAGTTGTTTTTCATGGTAAAAATAATTCTTCAGTTTCTACTTATAAACACTATATGGTTTATTCTAGTAGGGAAATAAATCAAAGCGGAGTTTTTAATCTTTATTTAATGTCAACCCAAAGTGATTATATAAGACAACTCACTGCAAATGGCAAAAATCTTTTTCCAAGATTTTCTAGTGATGGAGAAAGTGTTGTATTTATTAAGTATTTAGGCTCTCAAAGTGCTTTAGGTGTTATTAGAATTAATGCAAATAAAGCTTTTCATTATGGTTTAAAAGTAGGTAAAATTCAATCAATTGATTGGTAA
- the pal gene encoding peptidoglycan-associated lipoprotein Pal, protein MKKIIFASITAFAVIVSGCATKNTSVSSSSSVDGSKGSGGSDRFENLESLNSVANIYFDFDKFNVRSDMQKVIANNAEIFNKEAADTAIVVEGNCDEWGTDEYNQALGLKRAKAVKESLVAQGVSADRISVKSYGETNPVCTERTKACDAQNRRAEFKLSK, encoded by the coding sequence ATGAAAAAAATCATTTTTGCTTCAATTACTGCATTTGCTGTTATTGTAAGTGGTTGTGCTACTAAAAACACTAGTGTTAGTAGTTCAAGTAGTGTAGATGGCTCAAAAGGCAGCGGTGGATCTGATAGATTTGAAAATCTTGAATCTTTAAATTCTGTAGCAAATATATATTTTGACTTTGATAAATTTAATGTTAGATCAGATATGCAAAAAGTTATTGCAAATAATGCTGAGATCTTTAATAAAGAAGCTGCTGATACTGCAATAGTGGTTGAAGGAAACTGCGATGAATGGGGAACTGATGAATATAATCAAGCTTTAGGCTTAAAAAGAGCTAAAGCAGTAAAAGAATCTTTAGTAGCTCAAGGTGTTAGCGCAGATAGAATTAGCGTTAAAAGCTATGGAGAGACTAATCCTGTATGTACTGAAAGAACAAAAGCTTGCGATGCCCAAAATCGCCGTGCAGAATTTAAATTATCAAAATAA
- a CDS encoding Tol-Pal system protein YbgF, protein MKLKLLSVALLGATFLHAEISAFDAGKVDTKTPYGLTQNEKLQYENQERLRALNEYYTNLTSKINTVVENIEGLQSVTEGLNAQYSKANTKLLSLEETYQNFDTNITREIQNLRAYVEENRQIQEKNHQEIQKVLSEITTLINKINDDYISKEDMNKTITFFQAEIARVQNQTKITPVVPDASDDNKTEEIIEDVNETQEVVVVKKDDSWKNLDSSEILKQAINETNKNQFEDAEEKFEHLISIHYKPARSTFWLGEIRYKQQDYAGALGFYKKSSAISTKGDYVPKLLYHTAISLDKVGDPKSANKFYKALKTAYPDSPEAKVSPDRK, encoded by the coding sequence ATGAAATTAAAATTATTATCAGTAGCTCTTTTAGGAGCTACTTTTTTACACGCTGAAATTTCAGCATTTGACGCAGGAAAAGTAGATACAAAAACACCTTATGGTTTAACTCAAAATGAAAAATTACAATATGAAAATCAAGAACGCCTAAGGGCATTGAATGAATATTATACAAATTTAACAAGTAAAATAAATACAGTAGTAGAGAATATAGAAGGATTGCAAAGTGTGACAGAGGGTTTGAATGCTCAGTATTCAAAAGCTAACACAAAATTGCTTTCATTGGAAGAAACTTATCAAAATTTTGATACAAATATAACTCGAGAAATTCAAAATTTAAGAGCTTATGTGGAGGAAAATAGGCAAATTCAAGAAAAAAATCATCAAGAAATTCAAAAAGTTTTAAGTGAAATTACAACTTTGATTAATAAAATCAATGATGATTATATTTCTAAAGAAGATATGAATAAAACTATAACCTTCTTTCAAGCTGAAATAGCTAGAGTGCAAAATCAAACAAAAATTACTCCAGTTGTTCCTGATGCAAGTGATGATAATAAAACTGAAGAAATCATCGAAGATGTTAATGAAACTCAAGAAGTAGTGGTTGTAAAAAAAGATGACAGTTGGAAAAATTTAGATTCTAGCGAGATATTAAAACAAGCAATTAATGAAACAAATAAAAATCAATTTGAAGATGCAGAAGAGAAATTCGAGCATTTAATTAGCATTCATTATAAACCTGCTAGATCTACATTTTGGCTTGGAGAGATAAGATACAAACAACAAGATTATGCAGGCGCACTAGGCTTTTATAAAAAAAGTTCTGCAATAAGCACCAAAGGTGATTATGTACCAAAATTACTTTATCATACTGCTATTAGTTTAGATAAAGTAGGTGATCCTAAAAGTGCGAATAAATTTTATAAAGCCTTAAAGACAGCATATCCTGATAGTCCCGAAGCGAAAGTTTCGCCAGATAGAAAATAA
- a CDS encoding FKBP-type peptidyl-prolyl cis-trans isomerase has translation MAIEKNSVVSMFYELKDANTKEVLESNVYAEPISFILGKGQILEGLEAEIQKLDAPCNIDIEIKKENALGEYDANALQTLPKEQFAGIDLQVGMELFGEGEDGNTVRVIVREITENEVTIDYNHAYAGKDLLFSLNIVDVRAATEDEILTGIIAGSRSCGCGGGHHHDHHHGHGGGGCCGGHGHGGGCCGGH, from the coding sequence ATGGCTATAGAAAAAAATAGTGTAGTTTCAATGTTTTATGAGTTAAAAGATGCAAATACCAAAGAAGTTTTAGAATCAAATGTTTATGCAGAACCGATTTCTTTTATTTTGGGTAAGGGGCAAATTTTAGAAGGATTGGAAGCTGAAATCCAAAAATTAGATGCACCTTGTAATATTGATATTGAAATTAAAAAAGAAAATGCTTTGGGTGAATACGATGCAAACGCTTTGCAAACTTTACCAAAAGAACAATTTGCAGGAATTGACTTGCAAGTTGGTATGGAGTTATTTGGTGAAGGTGAAGATGGTAATACGGTAAGAGTAATTGTTAGGGAAATTACTGAAAATGAAGTTACTATCGACTACAATCATGCTTATGCGGGAAAAGATTTGTTATTTTCATTAAATATTGTAGATGTAAGAGCGGCGACTGAAGATGAAATCTTAACAGGAATTATTGCAGGTAGTAGAAGTTGTGGATGTGGTGGAGGACATCATCATGATCATCATCACGGTCACGGTGGTGGCGGTTGTTGTGGTGGCCACGGTCACGGTGGTGGCTGCTGCGGTGGTCATTAA
- the fabD gene encoding ACP S-malonyltransferase, with product MNTAFIFPGQGSQSVGMGLSFYENSPKAKELLERASEYCKIDFKHLLFEENENLNKSEFTQMAIVLNSLMTYEALKEQTDLCPKYSLGHSLGEFSALATQGAFDFLDVIALVNKRGQFMQEDCSKIEAGMMVVLGLEDQVVEELCQKALSEKKNIFAANYNCDGQIVVAGLKPDLASYESEFKNAGAKRAMLLNMSVASHCPLLKNASLKLTKELEPILKEHFKSVVSNVNAKVYNDKNQALMLLSEQLIKPVLYKQSIKAIDEGVDFYIEFGASVLKGLNKKITQKETYTLSKIEDIDEILKVIK from the coding sequence ATGAATACTGCATTTATTTTTCCAGGCCAAGGCTCTCAAAGCGTTGGCATGGGTCTTAGTTTTTACGAAAATTCACCTAAAGCAAAAGAACTACTTGAGCGCGCAAGCGAATACTGCAAGATAGATTTTAAACATTTGCTTTTTGAAGAGAATGAAAATTTAAATAAAAGTGAATTTACACAAATGGCTATTGTGTTAAATTCGCTTATGACTTATGAAGCATTAAAAGAGCAAACAGATCTTTGCCCAAAATATAGCCTAGGACATTCTTTGGGTGAATTTAGTGCTTTGGCAACTCAAGGGGCATTTGATTTTTTAGATGTAATCGCGCTTGTAAATAAACGTGGTCAGTTTATGCAAGAAGATTGCTCTAAAATTGAAGCGGGTATGATGGTGGTTTTGGGTTTAGAAGATCAAGTGGTGGAAGAACTTTGCCAAAAAGCATTAAGTGAGAAAAAAAATATTTTCGCAGCTAATTATAATTGTGATGGGCAAATTGTAGTAGCAGGTTTAAAACCCGATTTGGCTTCTTATGAGAGTGAGTTTAAAAATGCAGGAGCTAAAAGAGCTATGCTTTTGAATATGAGCGTTGCAAGTCATTGCCCATTATTAAAAAATGCATCTTTAAAACTTACAAAAGAATTAGAACCTATTTTAAAAGAGCACTTTAAAAGCGTAGTGTCAAATGTTAATGCAAAAGTGTATAATGATAAAAATCAAGCTCTAATGCTTTTAAGTGAGCAACTTATCAAGCCTGTTCTTTATAAACAAAGCATTAAGGCGATAGATGAAGGAGTAGATTTCTATATAGAATTTGGCGCAAGTGTGTTAAAGGGTTTAAATAAAAAAATCACTCAAAAAGAAACTTATACTTTGAGTAAAATAGAAGATATTGATGAAATTTTAAAGGTAATTAAATGA
- a CDS encoding 5'-methylthioadenosine / S-adenosylhomocysteine nucleosidase / 6-amino-6-deoxyfutalosine hydrolase gives MKIAILGAMPEEVTPLLETLKEYQTIEYANNTYYLAKYKNHELIIAYSKIGKVNSTLSAAMMIEKFKAELLLFTGVAGAFNPSLEIGDLIYATKLAQYDLDITAFGHPLGYVPGNEIFIKTDDKLNNLAIEVAKELGVKLQSGIIATGDEFICDENKKVKIREIFNADACEMEGASVALVCDALKTPCLILRSMSDKAGEKAEFDFDEFVEKSAKISANFVLKICEKL, from the coding sequence ATGAAAATAGCTATTTTAGGGGCTATGCCTGAAGAGGTTACTCCCTTACTAGAAACATTAAAAGAGTACCAAACAATTGAATATGCAAATAATACTTATTATCTTGCAAAATATAAAAATCATGAATTAATCATTGCTTATTCTAAGATAGGGAAAGTAAATTCTACCCTTAGTGCGGCTATGATGATAGAAAAATTTAAAGCTGAACTTTTACTTTTTACCGGAGTTGCTGGTGCTTTTAATCCTAGTTTAGAAATAGGAGATTTAATCTATGCTACAAAATTAGCTCAATACGATTTAGATATCACAGCTTTTGGGCATCCACTTGGTTATGTTCCTGGTAATGAAATTTTTATAAAAACAGATGATAAGCTTAATAATCTTGCTATAGAAGTTGCTAAAGAGCTTGGTGTTAAATTACAATCAGGTATTATCGCTACAGGTGATGAGTTTATTTGTGATGAGAATAAAAAAGTAAAAATTAGAGAAATTTTTAATGCAGATGCTTGTGAAATGGAAGGGGCTAGTGTAGCTTTGGTATGTGATGCTTTGAAAACTCCATGTTTGATTTTAAGATCAATGAGTGATAAAGCAGGTGAGAAAGCTGAATTTGATTTTGATGAGTTTGTAGAAAAATCAGCTAAAATTTCAGCTAATTTTGTCTTAAAAATTTGTGAGAAATTATGA
- a CDS encoding ATP-binding protein, whose protein sequence is MINLSKKLIREVAKANAKFSLIGDNDKVLLGLSGGKDSLALAHLLKRMQAHAPFKFELKAVTLSYGMGEDYTKLHNHCKEHGIDHEVIDSNIYEISGDTIRKNSSFCSYFSRMRRGALYTYALENGFNKLAIAHHLDDAVESFFMNFIYNGSLRSLAPKYKSKRDIEVIRPLIFVRERQLRENAINNELEVIGNEFCPGMRLSEKNVKFPHAREEAKQLLAKLEKENPKLFTSLKTAFENIHTNSFFMVKDND, encoded by the coding sequence ATGATAAATCTTAGTAAAAAACTAATCAGAGAAGTTGCAAAAGCAAATGCTAAATTTTCTTTAATAGGAGATAATGATAAAGTTTTATTAGGGCTTAGTGGCGGCAAAGACTCTCTAGCTTTAGCTCATCTTTTAAAGCGTATGCAAGCGCATGCGCCTTTTAAATTTGAACTTAAAGCAGTAACTTTAAGTTATGGCATGGGTGAAGATTATACCAAGCTTCATAATCACTGCAAAGAACATGGTATTGATCATGAAGTGATTGATTCTAATATTTATGAAATTTCAGGTGATACGATTAGAAAAAATTCAAGTTTTTGTAGCTATTTTTCAAGGATGAGGCGTGGTGCTTTATATACTTATGCCTTGGAAAATGGTTTTAATAAATTAGCCATAGCTCATCATTTAGATGATGCGGTAGAGAGTTTTTTTATGAATTTTATTTATAATGGTTCTCTTAGGAGTCTAGCTCCCAAGTATAAAAGCAAAAGAGATATAGAGGTTATTCGTCCTTTGATTTTTGTAAGAGAAAGACAATTAAGAGAAAATGCTATTAATAATGAATTAGAAGTAATTGGTAATGAATTTTGTCCTGGTATGAGGTTAAGTGAAAAAAATGTAAAATTTCCTCATGCAAGAGAAGAAGCTAAGCAGCTTTTAGCAAAATTAGAAAAAGAAAATCCAAAATTATTTACAAGCTTAAAAACCGCGTTTGAAAATATTCATACAAATAGTTTTTTCATGGTTAAGGACAATGACTAA
- a CDS encoding cysteine hydrolase family protein, producing MTKLLVVVDYQNDFIDGSLGFEEAAKIKDNILALLENHQGDVAFTFDTHDENYLITQEGKKLPIYHCIRDTLGWKMPSDFDVYLKNAKKIFYKNTFGSLELANFLKQNYYESIEFCGLVSHICVFSNIILAQSASINSKIILHKNATASFNKSLENSAYEILQAYGIELL from the coding sequence ATGACTAAGCTTTTAGTTGTTGTTGATTATCAAAATGATTTTATCGATGGTAGCTTGGGTTTTGAAGAAGCTGCCAAGATAAAAGATAATATTCTTGCTCTTTTAGAAAATCATCAAGGCGATGTCGCTTTTACTTTTGATACGCATGATGAGAATTATTTAATAACTCAAGAAGGAAAAAAATTACCTATTTATCATTGTATTAGAGATACTTTAGGTTGGAAAATGCCAAGTGATTTTGATGTATATTTAAAGAATGCAAAAAAAATCTTTTATAAGAATACCTTTGGTAGCTTAGAATTAGCTAATTTTTTAAAACAAAATTATTATGAAAGTATAGAATTTTGTGGTCTTGTTTCACATATTTGTGTATTTAGCAATATTATTTTAGCTCAAAGTGCTAGTATCAACTCAAAAATTATATTACATAAAAATGCAACGGCAAGTTTTAATAAGTCTTTGGAAAATAGTGCATATGAAATTTTACAAGCTTATGGCATAGAACTTTTATAA
- the recO gene encoding recombination protein RecO, with product MQGYILHTQSVKDEDLIVYLLSAKKVIKSYRFYGMRHSNILSGYKIDFELEESSRFLPRLKDVLHIGFSWILDRDKMFFWQEFVKLFYWHLKDVEEIDNFYFELLEDCAKRFEKQDCKRVIVDAYLKILNFEGRLHKSFVCFYCDEHIQKNVVLVRAFLPTHRKCTFGYEFKTKDLIKFYKNFNSSHFSDEYIDNLYKIIKEGF from the coding sequence ATGCAAGGGTATATTTTACACACTCAGAGTGTAAAAGATGAGGATTTAATCGTTTATCTTTTAAGTGCTAAAAAAGTTATTAAAAGTTATAGATTTTATGGTATGCGTCATTCTAATATATTAAGTGGGTATAAGATTGATTTTGAACTTGAGGAAAGCTCAAGATTTTTACCACGCTTAAAAGATGTTTTGCATATTGGTTTTTCTTGGATTTTAGATAGAGATAAAATGTTTTTTTGGCAGGAGTTTGTTAAGCTTTTTTATTGGCATTTAAAAGATGTTGAAGAAATTGATAACTTTTACTTTGAACTTTTAGAAGATTGTGCTAAGCGTTTTGAAAAACAAGATTGTAAGCGGGTTATAGTAGATGCTTATTTAAAAATTTTAAATTTTGAAGGCCGTTTACATAAAAGCTTTGTGTGTTTTTATTGTGATGAACATATACAAAAAAATGTTGTACTAGTAAGAGCTTTTTTACCCACTCATAGAAAATGCACTTTTGGTTATGAGTTTAAGACTAAAGATCTTATAAAGTTTTATAAAAATTTTAATTCATCGCATTTTAGCGATGAATATATTGATAATTTATATAAAATCATTAAAGAGGGTTTTTAA
- a CDS encoding tRNA dihydrouridine synthase → MIDFSKKPLFLAPMAGFSDLPLRNLVKQFGADVTISEMISSNALVYESSKTLKMLEKAELENPYIVQIAGSDESVICKAVEILNRFDFIDGIDFNCGCPVNKVIKQCAGSALLQDLDKLQRILELIKNTSNKKLTSVKVRLGFDKKDPITITKACENAGVDFISMHGRTRKQMYSGNADYEAIALAKENIKIPLVANGDISEDNAKEVFKITNCDALMIGRASIGKPWIFYEIKTGKKINKTMKNKIIFAHFEEILKHYKEQGISIFRKHLHEYSKGYDDASNFRDCVNRINDVEVMWKYIQEFFNKE, encoded by the coding sequence ATGATAGATTTTAGCAAGAAGCCTTTATTTTTAGCCCCTATGGCAGGTTTTTCAGACTTGCCATTAAGAAATTTAGTAAAGCAATTTGGGGCTGATGTAACCATTAGTGAAATGATAAGTTCTAATGCCTTAGTATATGAGAGCTCAAAAACTCTTAAAATGCTAGAAAAAGCCGAACTTGAAAATCCTTACATAGTTCAAATTGCAGGCTCAGATGAAAGCGTAATTTGCAAAGCAGTAGAAATTTTAAATCGTTTTGATTTTATAGATGGTATTGATTTTAATTGTGGTTGCCCTGTGAATAAGGTTATAAAACAATGTGCAGGTAGCGCTCTTTTACAAGATCTTGATAAACTACAAAGAATTTTAGAACTTATCAAGAACACAAGCAATAAAAAATTAACTAGTGTCAAAGTAAGACTGGGATTTGATAAAAAAGATCCCATTACCATTACTAAAGCCTGTGAAAATGCTGGAGTAGATTTTATCAGTATGCATGGTCGCACTAGAAAACAAATGTATAGTGGAAATGCTGATTATGAAGCCATAGCTTTAGCCAAAGAAAATATCAAAATTCCTTTAGTAGCAAATGGCGATATTAGCGAAGATAATGCCAAAGAAGTATTTAAAATAACAAATTGTGATGCTTTGATGATAGGGCGTGCAAGCATAGGAAAGCCTTGGATATTTTATGAAATAAAAACTGGTAAAAAAATCAATAAAACCATGAAAAATAAAATCATTTTTGCACATTTTGAAGAAATACTAAAACATTATAAAGAACAAGGCATAAGTATCTTTAGAAAACACTTACATGAATATTCTAAAGGCTATGATGATGCTTCTAATTTTAGAGATTGTGTTAATCGCATTAATGATGTAGAAGTTATGTGGAAATATATTCAAGAATTTTTCAATAAGGAATGA
- the dksA gene encoding RNA polymerase-binding protein DksA: MQELNLEEFKNILLQRQKEILQELQGNIDNIHNLQDSEPRDEVDLQQIDNSSHIDFKINENLKAELEEIKHSLSKIDNNTYGICEYCEDDIHPERLKVKPHAKYCINCRENLEKRKEL, from the coding sequence ATGCAAGAATTAAATCTTGAAGAATTTAAAAATATATTACTTCAAAGACAAAAAGAAATTTTACAAGAACTTCAAGGTAATATAGACAATATCCACAATCTACAAGATAGTGAACCTAGAGATGAAGTTGATTTGCAGCAAATTGACAATAGTTCTCATATTGATTTTAAAATCAATGAAAATTTAAAAGCCGAACTAGAAGAAATTAAACATTCATTAAGTAAAATAGATAACAATACTTATGGTATTTGTGAGTATTGTGAAGATGATATTCATCCTGAAAGACTTAAGGTTAAACCTCATGCAAAATATTGTATCAATTGTCGTGAAAATTTAGAAAAAAGGAAAGAGCTATGA